In the Topomyia yanbarensis strain Yona2022 chromosome 3, ASM3024719v1, whole genome shotgun sequence genome, one interval contains:
- the LOC131687770 gene encoding uncharacterized protein LOC131687770, whose product MPAASSSSNKKPPSMRALTARLKEIQLSFSDIWRFVQSFKESNTVTDIEVRLGKLEELWESFSDTFVEILSHDDYNAEGSAYEKERMEFSDNYYEVKTFLMDKVKELQEPQVLEQSLRAGDGLPHGTSDHVRLPQIKLQTFNGDVDEWLSFRDLFTSLIHWKVDLPEVEKFHYLKGCLQGEPKSLIDPLQITKDNYQVAWEMLLRRYNNSKQLKKRQVQSLFNLPTLSKESVTDLHVLVEGFERIVQTLDQVIQPADYKDLLLVNILTARLDPVTRRGWEEVSASRENDTLVDLSDFLRRRIQVLACLPSRAVDTRGVQQAAQQLKPKQQPGRHHTLVCFKSERNKDSKVTAAAASSKPPISKEPTTSTSTQVANVAATDVLVSGATHQYSSKVLLATAVVLIEDEEGNRFPARALLDSGSESNFITERLSQRLRIFRDHVDISVLGIGQTGTKVKHRLRAVIRSRISSFSRELGLLVLPKATVNLPTSTLNTDRWIIPDGIQLADPAFFESSVVDLVLGIESFFDFFETGRRISIGEGLPTLNESVFGWVICGGVSVSTQALHINCNVSTLDGLDELMYRFWSCEEVESGKAHSLEEKRCEELFLRTVQRNPDGRYTVALPKNEDVLSRLGESRDIAIRRLQGTERRLARDSSLRDQYAAFMEEYLALGHMSKVDNVSAGSVKRFYLPHHPVVKESSTTTKVRVVFDASCKTSSGVSLNDVLLVGPVIQEDLRSIILRSRTKQIMLVSDVEKMFRQINVSPQDRPLQCILWRATPTDKIDTYELNTVTYGTKPAPFLATRTIQQLAVDEENHFPLAARALTEDTYMDDVITGADEVDTALKLRKQLETMMSRGRFRLRKWASNCPSVLEGISEEELAIRTSDGIDLDPDPTVKTLGLAWMPITDTLKFQFTIPTLDTATPLTKRYVLSVIATLFDPLGLLGAAITSAKIFMQLLWTLRDETNNRLGWDQPLPPTVGESWKRYHEQLPLFNQLRIDRCVIIPEAFKIEIHCFSDASEKAYGACLYLKSQNAKGGFRVRLLSSKSKVAPLKCQTIPRLELCGALLAAQLYEKVKQSIRIPTKTFFWTDSTCVLRWLQATPAAWTTFVANRTAKIQTITEGCQWGHVPGVQNPADLISRGISPEDILKNTYWWQGPCWLEKEQHEWPKNIVDQPIDEGEEEKRRTVVAATVSVHEKFNQGYIGKFSSYSDLIRRTAYWLRLMNLLRVPARDRNCAAFLTTDELRQAENTLIRRVQKEVFADEWKALSKGTAVPRGSPIRWYNPFISNDELIRLGGRLQHSLESENPKHPIALPAQHQFTRLILRYYHERLLHAGPQLLLGVVRLKFWPLGGRSVARHIVHKCQRCFRSKPTLVQQFMGDLPASRVTVSRPFSRSGVDYFGPVYIRPVPRRAAVKAYVAIFICLGTKAVHLELVTDLSTNRFLQALRRFVSRRGRCTDMYSDNGTNFVGARNQLQEFLKMLKNCDHHDAVSKECAKEGIQWHFNPPSAPHFGGLWEAAVRSAKHHLLRVVGETPVSPEDFVTLLAQVEGCLNSRPLTPMSDDPNDLEPLTPAHFLIGSSIHAIPEPDLATVPVNRLNHWQLIQCKLQTFWTRWRREYLCQLQARTKRWKPASSIEVGRLVVIREDNQPPMKWKMGRICEVHPGADGVVRVVTLRTATGLLSRPVEKICMLPLSDEDTGPAAPKTSN is encoded by the exons ATGCCTGCGGCAAGTTcgtcttcaaacaaaaaaccACCGTCAATGCGGGCGTTGACGGCAAGGTTGAAGGAAATACAACTATCCTTCAGCGATATTTGGCGGTTTGTACAATCTTTCAAGGAGTCTAACACGGTTACTGATATCGAAGTACGCCTTGGTAAGTTGGAAGAATTGTGGGAAAGCTTCAGTGATACCTTTGTTGAAATCCTATCCCACGATGACTACAACGCCGAAGGGTCGGCGTACGAGAAGGAGCGAATGGAATTCAGTGACAACTATTACGAGGTCAAGACCTTCTTAATGGACAAGGTCAAGGAGCTTCAGGAACCCCAGGTTTTGGAGCAGTCTCTTCGAGCAGGTGATGGTTTGCCGCATGGGACCTCAGACCACGTCCGCCTTCCACAAATTAAACTTCAAACATTCAATGGTGACGTGGACGAATGGTTGAGCTTCCGGGACTTGTTCACTTCGCTTATACACTGGAAGGTGGACCTACCAGAGGTGGAGAAGTTCCACTATTTGAAGGGGTGTCTTCAAGGGGAGCCTAAAAGCTTGATCGACCCACTCCAAATCACCAAAGACAATTATCAGGTGGCATGGGAAATGCTGTTGAGGCGATACAACAACAGCAAGCAATTGAAGAAGCGGCAGGTGCAGTCGCTCTTTAATCTACCTACACTCTCCAAGGAATCAGTCACAGATCTTCACGTTCTCGTTGAAGGCTTCGAAAGAATCGTGCAGACTCTCGATCAGGTGATTCAACCGGCGGATTATAAGGACTTGCTGTTGGTCAACATTCTCACTGCTAGACTGGATCCGGTCACTCGACGGGGGTGGGAAGAGGTCTCCGCTTCAAGGGAGAATGATACGCTGGTAGATTTGTCGGATTTTCTGCGGCGTAGAATCCAGGTTTTGGCTTGCTTACCGTCAAGAGCGGTTGACACTAGGGGTGTTCAACAGGCAGCGCAACAACTGAAGCCGAAACAGCAACCA GGTCGTCACCACACACTGGTCTGCTTTAAGTCGGAGAGAAATAAGGATTCTAAGGTTACAGCAGCTGCTGCGAGCAGTAAACCACCAATTTCCAAGGAACCAACAACCTCTACTTCAACCCAAGTGGCTAATGTGGCTGCAACTGATGTCCTGGTGTCTGGTGCGACTCACCAGTATTCTTCTAAGGTGTTACTGGCTACAGCAGTTGTGTTGATTGAGGACGAGGAAGGCAATCGATTTCCCGCTCGCGCCCTTCTGGATTCGGGCTCGGAAAGCAACTTCATTACGGAGCGGTTAAGTCAGCGGTTAAGGATATTTCGTGATCATGTGGATATATCAGTCCTCGGAATCGGACAAACTGGAACCAAGGTTAAGCACAGGTTACGTGCGGTGATCCGGTCACGTATATCTTCATTTTCTCGAGAGTTAGGTTTATTAGTTCTACCCAAGGCTACGGTCAACCTTCCAACCTCTACTCTCAACACGGATAGATGGATAATACCGGATGGGATTCAACTTGCAGATCCTGCATTTTTCGAGTCTAGCGTAGTGGACCTCGTGCTCGGCATCGAATCCTTCTTCGACTTTTTTGAAACCGGTCGAAGAATTTCCATTGGGGAAGGCCTACCGACTCTCAACGAGTCCGTGTTCGGATGGGTTATATGCGGCGGCGTTTCGGTTTCAACCCAAGCCCTACACATTAATTGCAACGTATCTACATTGGATGGGCTTGATGAGTTGATGTATCGCTTTTGGTCTTGTGAGGAGGTAGAGTCTGGTAAGGCTCACTCACTGGAGGAGAAACGCTGCGAGGAGCTTTTTCTACGTACGGTTCAAAGAAATCCAGACGGTCGGTACACCGTCGCTTTACCCAAGAATGAAGACGTACTTTCACGGTTGGGCGAGTCAAGGGACATCGCAATCCGACGGCTTCAGGGAACAGAACGTAGGCTGGCAAGAGACTCATCACTACGGGATCAGTACGCTGCCTTCATGGAGGAATACCTAGCGCTGGGGCACATGAGTAAGGTCGACAATGTTTCTGCAGGATCAGTCAAACGGTTCTATCTACCGCACCACCCGGTGGTCAAGGAATCGAGCACTACCACCAAGGTTCGCGTGGTCTTCGATGCTTCTTGTAAGACCTCTTCGGGAGTATCGCTCAACGATGTGTTGCTGGTTGGGCCAGTGATACAGGAGGATCTACGATCAATAATCTTACGAAGTCGGACCAAACAGATCATGCTCGTGTCCGACGTGGAGAAAATGTTCCGGCAGATCAACGTAAGCCCACAAGATCGACCACTTCAGTGTATTCTTTGGCGTGCCACGCCAACAGACAAGATTGACACTTATGAGCTGAATACAGTTACGTATGGTACCAAACCAGCACCGTTTTTGGCTACCAGGACGATTCAACAGCTGGCTGTAGATGAGGAGAACCACTTTCCACTTGCTGCAAGGGCGCTCACCGAAGACACGTACATGGATGATGTGATTACTGGCGCAGACGAGGTCGATACAGCACTGAAGCTACGAAAGCAGCTGGAAACTATGATGTCAAGGGGAAGATTTCGATTACGAAAGTGGGCATCGAACTGCCCTTCAGTGCTAGAAGGTATTTCCGAGGAGGAGCTAGCAATACGGACTTCGGATGGAATCGATTTGGACCCAGACCCGACAGTTAAAACCTTAGGATTGGCATGGATGCCAATCACGGATACGTTAAAGTTCCAATTCACGATTCCCACCCTGGACACTGCAACACCGCTAACTAAACGCTATGTGTTGTCTGTGATTGCCACTCTATTTGACCCTTTGGGGCTTTTGGGAGCTGCTATTACGTCGGCGAAGATTTTTATGCAGCTATTGTGGACGTTACGAGACGAAACCAATAACAGATTAGGTTGGGACCAGCCACTACCTCCAACGGTGGGTGAGTCCTGGAAAAGATACCACGAACAACTTCCGCTTTTTAACCAACTCCGGATTGATCGTTGCGTGATCATACCGGAAGCCTTTAAGATCGAGATTCACTGCTTCTCGGATGCCTCGGAGAAAGCTTACGGCGCATGTCTGTACTTGAAGAGTCAGAATGCAAAAGGGGGGTTTAGAGTCCGACTGCTATCCTCCAAATCAAAGGTTGCTCCTCTGAAGTGCCAAACTATACCTAGACTGGAGCTCTGCGGTGCTCTTTTAGCAGCCCAGCTATATGAGAAGGTCAAGCAATCGATTAGGATACCTACAAAAACCTTCTTCTGGACTGATTCGACATGTGTCTTACGGTGGCTTCAAGCGACTCCAGCCGCATGGACTACATTCGTCGCTAATCGAACGGCGAAAATTCAAACAATTACGGAGGGCTGTCAATGGGGACACGTCCCAGGAGTTCAAAACCCAGCAGATCTGATATCTAGAGGAATCAGTCCGGAAGATATTCTTAAGAACACCTACTGGTGGCAAGGTCCATGCTGGTTGGAGAAGGAGCAGCATGAATGGCCAAAAAATATCGTGGATCAACCGATAGACGAGGGAGAGGAAGAGAAGCGACGCACGGTGGTTGCTGCAACTGTTTCCGTTCACGAGAAGTTCAATCAAGGATATAtaggaaaattttcatcgtaTAGTGATCTCATTCGCCGTACTGCATACTGGTTGCGATTGATGAATCTTCTACGAGTACCAGCAAGGGATCGAAATTGCGCAGCATTTCTTACCACGGACGAATTGAGGCAGGCGGAGAACACACTGATCCGTCGAGTGCAGAAAGAGGTCTTTGCAGATGAGTGGAAGGCTCTATCCAAGGGTACGGCAGTTCCACGGGGATCCCCGATACGTTGGTACAATCCATTTATTTCAAATGATGAGCTAATCAGACTAGGAGGACGATTGCAGCACTCTCTCGAATCCGAGAACCCCAAGCATCCAATCGCTTTACCCGCACAACACCAGTTTACTCGATTGATTTTGCGATACTACCACGAGCGACTACTCCACGCTGGCCCGCAGTTGTTATTGGGAGTAGTCAGGCTCAAGTTTTGGCCATTGGGAGGTAGAAGTGTTGCAAGACACATCGTGCATAAATGCCAACGATGCTTTCGTTCAAAACCAACACTAGTTCAACAGTTTATGGGAGACCTACCAGCCTCACGAGTTACGGTGTCCCGCCCGTTTTCCCGTTCCGGAGTTGACTATTTTGGCCCTGTCTACATAAGGCCTGTTCCGCGACGAGCAGCAGTTAAGGCATACGTAGCCATTTTTATTTGCCTTGGCACCAAGGCTGTTCATTTGGAGCTCGTTACAGACCTTTCTACCAACCGGTTTCTTCAAGCACTGCGACGATTTGTGTCCAGGAGAGGACGATGCACGGACATGTATTCCGACAACGGAACCAATTTTGTCGGTGCGCGAAACCAATTGCAAGAGTTCCTCAAGATGCTAAAGAATTGCGATCACCATGATGCAGTGTCTAAGGAATGTGCGAAAGAAGGAATTCAATGGCACTTTAATCCGCCAAGCGCACCCCATTTCGGGGGCCTCTGGGAAGCTGCAGTTCGTTCGGCCAAGCATCACCTGTTAAGGGTAGTAGGTGAAACACCTGTGTCTCCAGAGGATTTCGTTACATTGCTGGCTCAGGTGGAAGGATGTCTGAATTCCCGACCTTTAACACCAATGTCTGACGATCCCAACGATCTAGAACCACTGACGCCAGCGCATTTTCTCATCGGTTCGTCTATCCATGCTATACCAGAACCAGATCTAGCTACGGTACCAGTGAATCGACTCAACCACTGGCAACTCATCCAATGCAAGCTGCAAACCTTTTGGACTAGATGGCGTAGGGAATACCTCTGTCAGTTGCAAGCGAGGACGAAGCGATGGAAACCAGCAAGTTCCATTGAGGTGGGAAGGCTAGTAGTCATCAGGGAAGACAACCAACCTCCCATGAAATGGAAGATGGGAAGAATTTGCGAGGTTCATCCAGGTGCAGATGGAGTGGTGAGAGTAGTCACCCTAAGGACAGCCACAGGACTGCTTTCTCGACCGGTGGAAAAGATTTGCATGCTACCACTCTCGGATGAAGACACTGGACCCGCTGCACCAAAAACGTCCAACTGA